Proteins co-encoded in one Armatimonadota bacterium genomic window:
- a CDS encoding beta-galactosidase codes for MRVGVDYYPEHWDESRWATDARLMREAGISVVRLAEFSWCRLEPEEGKYDFSWLDRALDVLHKEGIQAVLGTPTATPPAWLHQRYDIYPRDARRYPLGFGTRLQRCLNHPVMRRYSRLITEAMVSHYANHPAVIGWQTDNEFEANLCYCDVCADLFRQWLQRKYGSLEALNRAWGTIFWSQEYTNWSQIPLPWVARCGQSHNPSLWLDYRRFASESTVSFQREQVEIIRRLAPHHFVTHNFMGLHDSLDYFALAEDLHFVSWDNYPGGNWKEAGHADLAHDVMRGIKGKNFWVMEEQSGIPGWERIGRRPAPGQIRAWAWQAVAHGADAVLFFRWRSCLYGTEQYWHGILNHDGIPRRRYREVARFGEEMNRLSAELDGTTVNHEVAILNSYEQNWALQIQPQVEGLSWWDQVRRFYYSFRRLGAGVDLVPITADLSRYRVIAVPSWYILTERDAQRLSEYVREGGVLILNPRTGVKDERNVCRTEPLPSLLSEVAGVEVDDYDPLGNDENQIRLHTGEQFSVSVWADALLLKGAEGGSGLHPFHLRG; via the coding sequence ATGCGCGTTGGTGTGGACTACTACCCCGAACACTGGGACGAAAGCCGCTGGGCAACCGATGCCCGCCTGATGCGCGAGGCGGGTATCAGCGTGGTGCGGCTGGCGGAGTTCTCGTGGTGCAGGCTCGAACCTGAGGAGGGTAAGTACGACTTCAGCTGGCTGGATCGCGCGCTGGACGTGCTGCACAAAGAGGGTATTCAGGCAGTACTGGGCACGCCCACAGCCACCCCGCCCGCGTGGCTGCACCAGCGATACGATATCTATCCGCGTGATGCCCGTCGCTACCCGCTGGGTTTCGGCACGCGGTTGCAACGCTGCCTGAACCACCCTGTCATGCGCCGTTACTCCCGCCTGATTACCGAGGCGATGGTCAGCCACTACGCCAATCATCCCGCGGTGATCGGCTGGCAGACCGACAACGAGTTCGAAGCCAACCTCTGTTACTGCGACGTGTGCGCCGACCTGTTCCGCCAGTGGCTGCAGCGCAAATACGGCTCGCTAGAGGCACTGAACCGGGCATGGGGCACCATCTTCTGGAGCCAGGAATACACTAACTGGAGCCAGATCCCCCTGCCCTGGGTGGCGCGATGTGGACAGTCACACAACCCCTCCCTGTGGCTGGACTACCGTCGTTTCGCTTCCGAGTCCACCGTCAGCTTCCAGCGCGAGCAGGTGGAGATTATCCGACGCCTTGCTCCCCATCACTTCGTCACCCACAATTTCATGGGCTTGCACGATAGCCTGGACTATTTCGCGCTGGCGGAAGACCTGCACTTCGTATCGTGGGACAACTACCCCGGCGGCAACTGGAAGGAGGCAGGGCACGCCGACCTGGCGCACGATGTGATGCGCGGTATTAAAGGTAAAAACTTCTGGGTGATGGAGGAGCAAAGCGGCATCCCCGGCTGGGAGCGCATCGGACGCAGACCCGCACCCGGACAGATACGCGCGTGGGCATGGCAGGCGGTGGCGCACGGTGCAGATGCGGTGCTCTTCTTCCGCTGGCGGTCGTGCCTGTACGGAACCGAGCAGTACTGGCACGGTATTCTCAATCATGACGGCATCCCGCGCCGACGCTATCGCGAGGTAGCTCGCTTCGGTGAGGAGATGAACCGCCTGAGCGCGGAACTGGACGGCACTACCGTTAACCACGAGGTGGCTATCCTGAACTCCTACGAGCAAAACTGGGCACTGCAGATTCAACCGCAGGTGGAAGGCTTGAGCTGGTGGGATCAGGTGCGCCGCTTTTATTACTCCTTCCGCCGATTAGGCGCAGGAGTAGACCTCGTACCGATAACCGCCGACCTGAGCCGATACCGCGTGATAGCGGTTCCCAGCTGGTATATCCTGACCGAGCGGGATGCGCAGCGTCTGTCGGAATATGTGCGCGAAGGAGGAGTGCTGATTCTCAACCCGCGCACCGGCGTGAAGGACGAGCGCAACGTCTGCCGCACGGAACCCTTGCCCTCCCTGCTGAGCGAGGTAGCAGGCGTAGAAGTAGACGACTACGACCCGTTGGGCAACGACGAGAACCAGATTCGCCTGCACACAGGCGAGCAGTTCTCTGTGTCGGTCTGGGCGGATGCCTTGCTGCTCAAAGGAGCGGAGGGGGGTAGCGGTTTACACCCATTCCATCTTCGCGGGTGA
- the fabG gene encoding beta-ketoacyl-ACP reductase, whose product MRCDILQGKVALVTGASRGIGRACALALAEWGATIAVHYRQNELEAQKTLSALAGEGHFLLQGDVTDPQVCQNLVEQTVQRTGRLDILVNNAGIYEPLSFTEPNYEHWQHAWQRMFAVNFFSAVNLSYHAVAVMLRQASGKIIFIASRAGIRGEANHSHYAASKGAMVVLARSMAVELARENIQVYAVAPGWVATDMAAEPLKQRGESILAQIPVGRVADPMDVAKAVRFLASPDADYLTGITLDVNGGSYIR is encoded by the coding sequence ATGAGGTGTGACATCTTGCAGGGAAAGGTCGCCCTGGTCACAGGTGCCTCGCGTGGCATCGGACGGGCATGTGCTCTGGCTCTTGCGGAGTGGGGGGCGACGATTGCGGTGCATTATCGCCAGAACGAGCTGGAAGCGCAAAAAACGCTCTCCGCTCTGGCGGGGGAGGGACACTTCCTGCTACAGGGTGACGTGACAGACCCGCAGGTATGCCAGAATCTGGTGGAGCAAACCGTACAGCGAACCGGTCGGCTGGATATTCTGGTGAACAACGCAGGCATCTACGAACCGCTCTCCTTCACTGAACCAAACTACGAACACTGGCAGCACGCATGGCAGCGCATGTTCGCCGTCAACTTCTTTAGTGCGGTGAACCTGAGCTACCACGCCGTAGCGGTGATGCTCCGGCAGGCAAGCGGCAAGATTATCTTCATTGCCTCGCGGGCGGGCATACGCGGCGAAGCCAACCATAGCCATTATGCCGCCTCCAAGGGAGCGATGGTGGTACTGGCGCGAAGCATGGCGGTAGAGCTGGCGCGCGAGAACATTCAGGTCTATGCGGTCGCGCCCGGCTGGGTAGCTACCGACATGGCAGCAGAGCCTCTGAAGCAGCGCGGGGAGAGTATCCTCGCACAGATACCGGTAGGGCGGGTGGCGGACCCGATGGACGTGGCGAAGGCGGTACGCTTCCTTGCCTCTCCCGATGCCGACTACCTGACAGGCATTACTCTGGACGTGAACGGAGGTTCGTACATTCGCTGA
- a CDS encoding ATPase produces the protein MELQEQVNRFRDTMQALRQQIGRVIVGHEEVVEDTLLCIFAGGHALLEGVPGLGKTLLVRTLGQVLSLRFSRIQFTPDLMPADITGTNLLAEDESGRRRFQFQPGPVFANIVLADEINRATPKTQSAMLEAMQEHAVTVAGVRYELPEPFFVLATQNPIEMEGTYPLPEAQLDRFLFKLLVQSPSVEQLNAIIDRTTGVEIPQAEVVADSETVRWMQKLARQVPIADAVRDFASQLVHFTHPDVEGAPDTVKRYVRFGSSPRGAQALVQTAKVRALSSGRYNVAIEDIEAVAYPALRHRILLNFEAETQGITPEQVIDAVLEHVRQRSEVRLPLVAETTEG, from the coding sequence ATGGAATTGCAAGAGCAGGTCAACCGTTTTCGTGACACTATGCAGGCGTTACGTCAGCAGATTGGGCGCGTCATTGTGGGGCATGAGGAAGTGGTGGAAGACACCTTGTTATGCATCTTTGCAGGTGGGCATGCCCTTCTGGAAGGAGTGCCCGGTTTGGGTAAGACCCTGCTGGTGCGCACATTAGGTCAGGTGCTTTCGCTACGTTTCTCGCGCATCCAGTTTACGCCCGACCTGATGCCTGCCGACATCACGGGAACAAACCTGCTGGCGGAGGACGAGAGCGGTCGACGACGATTCCAGTTCCAGCCCGGTCCGGTGTTCGCCAACATCGTTTTAGCCGACGAGATTAACCGCGCCACTCCCAAGACACAATCCGCCATGCTGGAGGCGATGCAGGAACACGCGGTGACGGTAGCTGGCGTGCGCTACGAGCTGCCAGAACCCTTCTTTGTGCTCGCCACCCAGAACCCGATTGAGATGGAAGGAACCTATCCCCTGCCCGAGGCGCAACTGGACCGCTTCCTGTTCAAGCTGCTGGTGCAATCGCCGTCGGTAGAGCAGCTGAACGCTATCATCGACCGCACTACGGGCGTGGAGATACCCCAGGCGGAGGTGGTCGCCGACAGCGAGACGGTGCGGTGGATGCAGAAGCTGGCTCGCCAGGTACCCATAGCGGATGCCGTGCGCGACTTCGCCTCGCAGCTGGTGCACTTCACCCATCCTGACGTAGAAGGCGCGCCCGATACGGTGAAAAGATATGTGCGCTTCGGTTCCAGTCCGCGCGGGGCGCAGGCTCTGGTGCAAACCGCCAAAGTGCGCGCGCTCAGCAGTGGTCGCTATAATGTGGCGATCGAGGATATCGAGGCGGTCGCATATCCTGCACTACGACACCGCATCCTGTTGAACTTCGAAGCCGAAACGCAGGGCATCACGCCAGAGCAGGTCATAGATGCCGTGCTGGAGCATGTCCGCCAGCGTAGCGAGGTGAGGTTACCCCTGGTTGCGGAGACGACGGAAGGGTAG
- a CDS encoding aryldialkylphosphatase, which yields MSTRASIITVTGSIPPERLGVILPHEHVLVDFIGADRVSRSRYDPEEVYRVVLPHLQRLKRAGCRTLVECTPAYLGRDPQLLQRLSRASGLYILTNTGWYGAANDKYLPARAHTLTAQQIASEWIAEAQKGIEGTGIRPGFIKIGVDPEPSEVDMRLLEAAAITHRETGLTIASHTGPGSAARKQIERLQQMGVSPSAFIWVHAQVESDQALHVWAAERGAWVEFDGVSPETVDQHVQFILHLRQKGLLGRVLVSHDAGWYQVGEPGGGNFREYTTLFTHLIPALRKAGFSEGEIEQVIAKNPQKAFAGGGRKDTTANRV from the coding sequence ATGAGCACACGTGCATCCATTATCACTGTCACAGGTAGTATACCGCCCGAGCGTTTGGGCGTTATCCTGCCACACGAGCATGTGCTGGTGGATTTCATCGGTGCGGACAGGGTGAGCAGGTCGCGTTACGACCCCGAAGAGGTGTATCGCGTCGTGTTACCCCACCTGCAGCGGCTGAAGAGGGCAGGATGTCGCACTCTCGTGGAGTGTACACCCGCCTACCTGGGGCGTGACCCGCAACTGCTGCAACGCCTCAGCCGGGCAAGCGGGCTGTACATTCTTACGAATACCGGGTGGTACGGTGCGGCGAACGACAAGTATCTCCCTGCCCGAGCACACACCCTCACCGCCCAGCAAATCGCCAGCGAGTGGATTGCGGAGGCGCAAAAAGGCATCGAAGGCACAGGCATCCGCCCCGGTTTCATCAAGATCGGCGTAGACCCCGAGCCGTCGGAAGTGGACATGCGCCTGCTGGAGGCGGCGGCAATCACCCACCGCGAGACCGGGCTGACCATCGCTTCACACACCGGACCGGGCTCCGCCGCGCGCAAGCAGATAGAGCGTCTGCAGCAGATGGGCGTGTCCCCCTCGGCGTTCATCTGGGTACATGCGCAGGTGGAAAGCGATCAGGCACTGCATGTGTGGGCAGCGGAGCGTGGTGCGTGGGTGGAGTTCGACGGCGTCTCCCCTGAAACCGTAGACCAGCATGTGCAGTTCATCCTGCATCTGCGCCAGAAGGGGTTGCTGGGACGAGTGCTGGTGTCGCACGATGCGGGCTGGTATCAGGTCGGTGAGCCGGGCGGAGGCAACTTCCGCGAGTACACCACGCTGTTCACGCACCTGATACCCGCACTGCGCAAGGCGGGCTTCTCCGAGGGAGAGATCGAGCAGGTGATTGCCAAAAACCCACAGAAGGCGTTCGCAGGAGGGGGGAGAAAAGACACCACGGCGAACAGGGTGTAA
- a CDS encoding C4-dicarboxylate ABC transporter permease: protein MSDAFQQLWSGNTMWLMLVGVVAGIVIGALPGLTATMGVALLVPFTFWLPTLPALMVLLGVYVGAMYGGAIPAVLIRTPGTPAAAATSLDGYPMAQEGKAGLAIGISCMTGVVGGVFSTLVLMFAAPQVARFALKFGPAEYFALAVFGLSVIASLSERSLLKGALMGVCGLLLATIGMDPITAVPRFTLGLTPLLEGLALVPVLVGVFALGEVLYQSSLPEPDRSLFRNIGRILPSLNHYRRIALPTLLASITGTFIGALPGVGGDVAAFVAYDQAKKVSRRPEEFGKGSVEGLAAAECANNSVTGGAMIPMLTLGIPGDAVTAVILGALLMHGVRPGPDLFEKQTHLLSAIFIGLLVANLLVLPVGLAGAKLFAQTVRAPRHYLFPLIVVLCVVGSYAINNSLFDVGVMFLFGIVGWALRQAGFPIAPLVLGLILGRMTEENFRRALILSGGSWSIFVSRPLSAILLLLAVASVAFSVWQSRRGGHKA, encoded by the coding sequence ATGAGCGACGCCTTCCAGCAGCTGTGGTCGGGCAACACGATGTGGCTGATGCTGGTGGGGGTGGTGGCAGGCATCGTGATTGGCGCTCTGCCAGGTTTGACTGCCACGATGGGCGTGGCACTGCTGGTTCCCTTTACCTTCTGGTTGCCCACCCTCCCTGCGCTGATGGTGCTTCTGGGCGTGTATGTGGGCGCGATGTACGGAGGAGCGATACCGGCGGTACTGATACGCACTCCGGGCACTCCCGCTGCGGCGGCAACCAGCCTGGATGGTTATCCGATGGCGCAGGAAGGCAAGGCAGGACTGGCGATAGGTATCTCGTGCATGACGGGCGTGGTCGGTGGGGTGTTCAGCACGCTGGTGCTAATGTTCGCCGCACCGCAGGTGGCTCGTTTCGCGCTAAAGTTTGGTCCTGCAGAGTACTTCGCGCTGGCGGTGTTCGGGCTGAGTGTGATCGCCAGTCTGTCGGAGCGTTCCCTGCTGAAGGGTGCGCTGATGGGTGTGTGTGGGTTGTTGCTTGCCACGATAGGCATGGACCCGATTACCGCCGTACCGCGCTTCACTTTGGGGTTGACCCCGCTTCTGGAAGGGCTGGCGCTGGTGCCCGTGCTGGTAGGTGTGTTCGCGCTGGGCGAGGTGCTGTACCAGAGTAGCCTGCCGGAACCCGACCGGAGCCTGTTCCGCAACATCGGCAGGATACTGCCCTCGCTCAACCACTACCGACGCATCGCTCTTCCGACACTGCTTGCCAGCATCACGGGCACTTTCATTGGAGCACTACCCGGTGTGGGGGGCGATGTGGCGGCGTTCGTCGCCTACGATCAGGCGAAGAAGGTCTCGCGCCGACCGGAGGAGTTCGGCAAAGGCTCCGTAGAGGGGCTGGCGGCGGCGGAGTGTGCCAACAACTCGGTGACCGGCGGAGCGATGATACCCATGCTCACTCTGGGCATCCCCGGCGACGCGGTGACAGCGGTCATCCTGGGCGCGTTGCTGATGCACGGCGTGCGTCCCGGTCCCGACCTGTTTGAGAAGCAGACCCATCTGCTGTCCGCCATCTTTATCGGTTTGCTGGTCGCAAACCTGCTGGTGTTGCCTGTAGGGCTGGCAGGCGCGAAACTGTTTGCGCAGACCGTGCGTGCACCTCGCCATTACCTGTTTCCGCTGATAGTGGTGTTGTGCGTCGTGGGCAGTTACGCCATCAACAACAGCCTGTTCGATGTCGGTGTCATGTTCCTGTTCGGCATAGTGGGCTGGGCACTGCGGCAAGCAGGCTTCCCGATTGCTCCGCTGGTGCTGGGTTTGATTTTAGGGCGCATGACCGAAGAAAACTTCCGCCGTGCACTGATCCTGTCGGGGGGTAGCTGGAGCATTTTTGTGAGCCGCCCCCTGTCGGCAATTTTATTGTTGCTGGCGGTGGCGTCGGTAGCGTTCTCGGTGTGGCAGAGCAGACGGGGTGGGCACAAGGCGTAG